A part of Papaver somniferum cultivar HN1 unplaced genomic scaffold, ASM357369v1 unplaced-scaffold_118, whole genome shotgun sequence genomic DNA contains:
- the LOC113330328 gene encoding basic blue protein-like produces MGKENSMERITLDPFKCFYCCFFIVLLLLGRTESKEYIVGDEDEWNSGSNHQRWSQKYNFSIGDVLEFDYVKGQHNVKEVTEITFRTCDTEISGAVLEKYESGHDKVCLTQARNYWFVCDVPGHCTGGMKFGIQVTNADTTAPHPCAP; encoded by the exons ATGGGCAAGGAAAATTCCATGGAAAGAATCACTCTAGATCCTTTCAAGTGTTTCTATTGTTGTttctttatcgttcttttgttgtTGGGAAGAACCGAATCCAAGGAGTACATCGTAGGTGACGAAGATGAGTGGAATTCAGGGTCTAACCACCAGAGGTGGTCTCAAAAATACAATTTCAGCATTGGGGACGTTCTTG AATTCGACTATGTGAAAGGACAACATAATGTAAAAGAGGTGACAGAAATTACATTCAGAACTTGTGACACTGAGATCAGTGGAGCTGTGTTAGAAAAGTATGAGAGTGGGCATGACAAAGTCTGCCTCACCCAAGCAAGGAATTACTGGTTTGTTTGCGACGTACCTGGACATTGTACTGGAGGGATGAAGTTCGGCATTCAAGTAACTAATGCTGATACTACTGCTCCACATCCCTGTGCACCATAA